A stretch of Acidimicrobiales bacterium DNA encodes these proteins:
- a CDS encoding NAD(P)H-dependent oxidoreductase subunit E: protein MADLFIGPDLADDVEIAAVTAAIGDDPAVVHETERLVIGGGTRRRERRHLLLPALHALQNAKGWISPGGLNHVCDVLQVPPAEAYGVATFYEMFRVDDPGHTDAVVHVCVDAACQIASNEVLIAELESAGRPVHRSPCLGQCERAPARFVQSVGGPDVVPADEVASDRRVPQQGDTGLRLLANVGVVDPTSLDSYREHGGFGALARALELGPAAVCDAIADAGLSGRGGAAFPTGVKWKAVAAEHGRPKHVVANCDESEPGTFKDRVVMENDPFAVVESLTLAGFATGAENGWIYIRGEYPLATARLRNAVDQCRSAGLLGADAAGAGQAFDIEIRRGAGAYICGEETALFASLEGFRGEPRSKPPFPTTHGLFGEPTAINNPETLLNALDIVLHGAAAYRTRGTERSPGTKLLCLSGRVARPGVYEVEFGTTLGEVLDLAGGLTGSGTLAAVLLGGAAGSFVGPDALDMPLTLEHTRERGTTLGSGVVMAFTDEIDMTAVCVRIAEFFRNESCGQCVPCRVGTVRQHETMVQLQRTGSLTADRRALVGDVARVMEDASICGLGHTAASAIDSAIELGLIEGLS, encoded by the coding sequence ATGGCTGACCTGTTCATCGGTCCGGACCTCGCCGACGACGTCGAGATCGCCGCCGTCACCGCGGCGATCGGCGACGACCCCGCTGTGGTGCACGAGACCGAACGGCTCGTGATCGGCGGTGGCACCCGCCGCCGCGAACGGCGCCACCTGCTGCTGCCCGCGCTCCATGCGCTGCAGAACGCGAAGGGATGGATCTCACCCGGCGGCCTCAACCACGTGTGTGACGTGCTCCAGGTGCCGCCGGCCGAGGCGTACGGCGTGGCCACGTTCTACGAGATGTTCCGGGTCGACGACCCCGGCCACACCGATGCCGTCGTGCACGTGTGCGTCGATGCCGCCTGTCAGATCGCGTCCAACGAGGTGCTGATCGCCGAGCTCGAGTCGGCGGGTCGCCCGGTCCACCGTTCGCCGTGCCTGGGGCAATGCGAGCGAGCTCCCGCCCGGTTCGTCCAGAGTGTCGGTGGTCCTGATGTGGTGCCCGCGGACGAGGTCGCCTCCGATCGGCGGGTCCCCCAGCAGGGCGACACCGGGCTCCGGTTGCTCGCGAACGTCGGTGTGGTCGACCCCACCTCACTCGACTCGTACCGCGAGCACGGCGGATTCGGGGCGCTGGCCCGGGCGCTCGAGCTCGGACCGGCCGCGGTGTGCGACGCCATCGCAGACGCCGGGCTCTCCGGTCGCGGCGGCGCCGCGTTCCCGACCGGCGTGAAGTGGAAGGCGGTCGCGGCCGAGCACGGGCGTCCGAAGCACGTCGTCGCCAACTGCGACGAGAGCGAGCCGGGCACGTTCAAGGACCGGGTGGTGATGGAGAACGACCCGTTCGCGGTCGTCGAGTCGCTCACCCTGGCCGGGTTCGCCACCGGCGCGGAGAACGGGTGGATCTACATCCGCGGCGAGTATCCGTTGGCCACCGCCCGCCTCCGCAACGCCGTGGACCAGTGCCGCTCGGCCGGCCTCCTCGGCGCCGATGCCGCCGGAGCGGGCCAGGCCTTCGACATCGAGATCCGCCGCGGCGCCGGCGCCTACATCTGTGGCGAGGAGACGGCCCTGTTCGCGTCGCTCGAGGGGTTCCGGGGCGAACCGCGCAGCAAACCACCGTTCCCCACCACCCACGGTCTCTTCGGGGAGCCGACCGCGATCAACAACCCCGAGACCCTCCTCAACGCCCTCGACATCGTTCTCCACGGCGCGGCCGCCTACCGCACACGGGGCACGGAGCGCTCACCCGGGACCAAGCTGCTGTGCCTGTCCGGTCGGGTGGCGCGGCCGGGCGTCTACGAGGTCGAGTTCGGCACGACGCTCGGCGAGGTGCTCGACCTCGCCGGCGGCCTGACCGGCAGCGGCACCCTCGCCGCGGTGCTGCTGGGTGGCGCCGCCGGCTCGTTCGTGGGTCCGGATGCGTTGGACATGCCACTCACTCTCGAGCACACCCGCGAGCGGGGCACCACGCTCGGCTCGGGTGTCGTGATGGCGTTCACCGACGAGATCGACATGACGGCGGTCTGTGTCCGCATCGCCGAGTTCTTCCGCAACGAGAGCTGCGGCCAGTGCGTGCCGTGCCGGGTCGGCACGGTGCGTCAGCACGAGACGATGGTGCAGCTGCAACGGACCGGCTCGCTCACCGCCGACCGTCGCGCCCTGGTCGGCGACGTCGCCCGGGTGATGGAGGACGCGTCGATCTGCGGCCTCGGCCACACCGCCGCGTCGGCGATCGACTCCGCCATCGAGCTCGGCCTGATCGAAGGCCTGTCGTGA
- a CDS encoding molybdopterin-dependent oxidoreductase has translation MDRLTTPLVREDGRLRTATWDEALTRAAEGFARIRDEHGGEAFGMFSCSKGTNEMNYAAQKFIRTAMGSNNIDSCNRTUHAPSVVGLATVFGAGGGTCSYEEIEEADVVLLWGSNAREAHPIFFHHLLKGLDHGARMFAVDPRRSSSAKFADVWLGLDVGSDIAMANAVGREIIAAGLHDERFIAHATQGFAAYKAHVEPYTLDEAERLTGVPAAAIRDMAHAYATAEKAQILWTLGITEHHNAVENVLSLCNLALLTGHIGRWGSGLVPLRGQNNVQGGGDMGALPDKFPGFQDVGDPATQATFEAAYGKALPDRPGLHLTLMFEAMEAGAIKGVYVIGENPADSEADVEHARALLSGLDLLVVQDIFLTRTAELADVVLPASVGWAEGEGTVTSSERRVQRVRAAVAPPGECRHDHEILGDLATRLGVDWGSPSPEDLWDELRSLSPLHAGMAYERLESEGGLQWPCPDLDHPGSPFLHGWLWEQDLGGRGPAPFSITNFEGPKEQLTAEYPLRLTTGRALDSYNTGVQSNAYASPIRYGDEIDVNPADAVRLGIADGERVRVTSPRGSVEMHARVQVDLPEGLTFTTFHFPELVDINTLTNDEWDPRSGTAEFKAASIRIDRLAATTDG, from the coding sequence CTGGACCGGTTGACCACTCCGCTCGTGCGTGAGGACGGCCGGCTGCGAACGGCCACCTGGGACGAGGCGCTCACCCGCGCCGCCGAGGGATTCGCTCGGATCCGCGACGAGCACGGCGGCGAGGCATTCGGCATGTTCAGCTGCTCGAAGGGCACGAACGAGATGAACTACGCCGCCCAGAAGTTCATCCGCACCGCCATGGGGTCGAACAACATCGACTCCTGCAATCGAACTTGACACGCGCCTTCCGTCGTCGGTCTGGCGACAGTGTTCGGAGCGGGCGGCGGCACCTGTTCCTACGAGGAGATCGAAGAGGCCGACGTCGTCCTGCTGTGGGGATCGAACGCCCGTGAGGCCCACCCGATCTTCTTCCACCATCTCCTGAAGGGACTCGACCACGGCGCCCGGATGTTCGCCGTGGACCCGCGCCGGAGCAGCTCCGCGAAGTTCGCCGACGTGTGGCTCGGTCTCGACGTCGGCTCCGACATCGCCATGGCGAACGCGGTCGGACGCGAGATCATCGCCGCCGGGCTCCACGACGAACGGTTCATCGCCCACGCCACGCAGGGGTTCGCGGCGTACAAGGCCCACGTCGAGCCGTACACGCTGGACGAGGCGGAGCGCCTCACGGGCGTGCCCGCGGCGGCGATCCGCGACATGGCCCATGCCTACGCCACCGCGGAGAAGGCCCAGATCCTGTGGACGCTCGGCATCACCGAGCACCACAACGCGGTCGAGAACGTGCTGTCGTTGTGCAACCTCGCCCTCCTCACCGGCCACATCGGTCGCTGGGGGAGCGGCCTCGTCCCGCTGCGGGGACAGAACAACGTGCAGGGCGGGGGCGACATGGGGGCGCTGCCGGACAAGTTCCCCGGCTTCCAGGACGTCGGCGACCCGGCGACCCAGGCGACGTTCGAAGCGGCCTACGGGAAGGCGCTGCCGGATCGACCGGGCCTGCACCTCACGTTGATGTTCGAGGCGATGGAGGCGGGGGCGATCAAGGGCGTCTACGTCATCGGCGAGAATCCGGCGGACAGCGAGGCCGATGTCGAACATGCCCGCGCCCTGTTGTCCGGGCTCGACCTGCTCGTCGTGCAGGACATCTTCCTGACCCGCACCGCGGAGCTGGCCGACGTGGTCCTGCCGGCTTCGGTGGGGTGGGCGGAGGGCGAGGGCACGGTCACGTCGTCCGAGCGGCGCGTGCAGCGAGTGCGGGCCGCGGTCGCGCCACCCGGGGAGTGCCGCCACGATCACGAGATCCTCGGCGACCTCGCGACACGGCTCGGCGTCGACTGGGGCAGCCCGTCGCCGGAGGACCTGTGGGACGAACTCCGTTCGCTGTCGCCGCTCCACGCGGGCATGGCCTACGAGCGCCTCGAGTCCGAGGGCGGTCTCCAGTGGCCCTGCCCCGATCTCGACCACCCGGGCTCGCCCTTCCTGCACGGCTGGCTCTGGGAGCAGGACCTCGGCGGGCGGGGGCCGGCGCCGTTCAGCATCACCAACTTCGAGGGCCCGAAGGAGCAGCTGACCGCCGAGTATCCGTTGCGGCTCACCACCGGGCGAGCGCTCGACAGCTACAACACCGGCGTGCAGTCCAACGCCTACGCGTCGCCGATCCGTTACGGCGACGAGATCGACGTCAACCCGGCCGATGCCGTGCGGCTCGGGATCGCGGACGGCGAGCGGGTGCGCGTCACCTCGCCTCGCGGGTCGGTGGAGATGCACGCGCGGGTGCAGGTCGATCTCCCCGAGGGCCTGACCTTCACCACGTTCCACTTCCCCGAGTTGGTCGACATCAACACCCTCACCAACGACGAGTGGGACCCCAGGTCCGGCACCGCGGAGTTCAAGGCCGCGTCGATCCGGATCGACAGGCTGGCGGCGACGACCGATGGCTGA
- a CDS encoding DUF2231 domain-containing protein, translating into MRSLFDLPAHPFFIHLPLVLVPINAIAAVVIACRRTWQRRYAVSLAIAAFVAAVGAVLAARSGEELNEELSSRIGPLAEEHQSLAETGVWLALAFFVASLVVVLVQRMTASETGERVAQGVMMTAAALAIGAAVWIVRAGHEGSRIVWDGVIS; encoded by the coding sequence ATGCGATCCCTGTTCGACCTTCCGGCGCATCCGTTCTTCATCCATCTGCCACTCGTGCTCGTGCCGATCAACGCGATCGCCGCCGTCGTGATCGCCTGTCGGCGGACCTGGCAGCGCCGCTACGCCGTCTCGTTGGCGATCGCCGCCTTCGTGGCCGCCGTGGGAGCGGTGCTGGCGGCACGATCGGGTGAGGAGTTGAACGAGGAGCTCTCGTCGCGCATCGGGCCCCTCGCCGAGGAACACCAGTCACTCGCCGAGACAGGGGTCTGGCTGGCGCTCGCGTTCTTCGTCGCGTCGCTCGTCGTGGTACTCGTCCAACGAATGACCGCGAGCGAAACGGGTGAGCGGGTCGCGCAGGGCGTGATGATGACGGCGGCGGCGCTCGCGATCGGCGCGGCCGTCTGGATCGTGCGGGCCGGGCACGAGGGCTCGCGCATCGTGTGGGACGGCGTCATCAGCTGA
- a CDS encoding proline--tRNA ligase codes for MRWSKLHIPTLRDAPADAEAASHKLLVQGGFIRQLHAGHYSLLPLGLKVHEKVAAIVRDEMNGIGAQEFLLPGMHPASLWKKSGRWDVMGDEMFRVIDRKGAENALGMTHEEVFTDLALEIASYKSLPQIWYQIQWKFRDEPRPKSGLLRVREFAMKDSYSFDIDEAGLDASFRLHHDAYVRIFERLRLPAMPVEASSGAMGGSGSTEFMVPSPAGEDDVVRCPSCDYAANVERATAALPPIEDRDLPELTRFPTPGVRTIAALEQIEGGAPADQQIKTMVMVLDGAVTLALVRGDHQLNVQKLQDHTGAIDIRPATPEEAVEHLGASPGSLGAVQVDGLRIIADPALEGRTGLTTGANEDDWHWTGVDVERDIAVDEFADLREVQAGEPCINCGAALEIVRCIEAGHIFKLGTKYSDALGAHVLDPDGTKRALVMGSYGIGIGRNMAAAAETFHDDNGLNWPVSIAPYEAVVTIVSVKDDASVTAGEQLYADLRDRGIDALLDDRDARAGVKFADAELIGIPYRITIGPKALADGEVEFTPRATGDTTRVAIDSIVDRVTEEIIAAR; via the coding sequence ATGCGCTGGTCGAAACTCCACATCCCCACGTTGCGCGACGCACCGGCCGACGCCGAGGCCGCGAGCCACAAGCTGCTGGTCCAGGGAGGCTTCATCCGCCAGCTCCACGCGGGCCACTATTCGCTGCTGCCGCTCGGCCTGAAGGTCCACGAGAAGGTCGCGGCGATCGTGCGCGACGAGATGAACGGGATCGGCGCTCAGGAGTTCCTCCTGCCCGGCATGCACCCCGCGTCGTTGTGGAAGAAGTCCGGTCGGTGGGACGTGATGGGCGACGAGATGTTCCGCGTCATCGATCGCAAGGGGGCCGAGAACGCCCTCGGCATGACCCACGAGGAGGTCTTCACCGACCTCGCGCTCGAGATCGCCTCCTACAAGTCGCTGCCCCAGATCTGGTATCAGATCCAGTGGAAGTTCCGCGACGAACCCCGCCCGAAGAGCGGGCTGCTGCGAGTCCGGGAATTCGCGATGAAGGACTCCTACTCCTTCGACATCGACGAGGCCGGACTCGACGCCAGCTTCCGGCTCCACCACGACGCCTACGTCCGCATCTTCGAACGTCTCCGGCTGCCGGCGATGCCCGTCGAGGCGTCATCCGGCGCGATGGGCGGGTCCGGTTCGACCGAGTTCATGGTTCCCTCGCCCGCCGGCGAGGACGACGTGGTCCGCTGTCCGTCGTGCGACTACGCCGCGAACGTCGAACGAGCCACCGCCGCGCTCCCTCCCATCGAAGACCGCGACCTTCCCGAGCTCACCCGCTTCCCCACGCCGGGCGTGCGGACGATCGCCGCGCTCGAGCAGATCGAGGGCGGGGCGCCGGCCGACCAGCAGATCAAGACGATGGTCATGGTGCTCGACGGCGCGGTCACCCTCGCGCTCGTGCGGGGCGACCATCAGCTCAACGTCCAGAAGCTGCAGGATCACACCGGCGCGATCGACATCCGTCCGGCCACCCCCGAGGAAGCCGTCGAACATCTCGGCGCGAGTCCCGGCTCGTTGGGAGCGGTGCAGGTCGACGGTCTGCGGATCATCGCCGATCCCGCACTCGAGGGACGCACCGGTCTCACCACCGGTGCGAACGAGGACGACTGGCACTGGACCGGCGTGGACGTCGAGCGCGACATCGCGGTCGACGAGTTCGCCGATCTCCGCGAGGTGCAGGCCGGCGAGCCCTGCATCAACTGTGGCGCCGCACTCGAGATCGTCCGTTGTATCGAAGCAGGCCACATCTTCAAGCTCGGCACGAAGTACTCGGATGCACTGGGCGCCCACGTCCTCGATCCGGATGGCACGAAGCGAGCGCTCGTGATGGGCAGCTACGGCATCGGCATCGGCCGCAACATGGCCGCCGCGGCCGAGACCTTCCACGACGACAACGGACTGAACTGGCCCGTGTCGATCGCGCCCTATGAGGCGGTCGTCACCATCGTGAGTGTCAAGGACGACGCGTCGGTCACCGCGGGCGAGCAGCTCTACGCCGACCTGCGGGACCGCGGCATCGATGCCCTGCTCGACGACCGCGACGCCCGAGCCGGCGTGAAGTTCGCCGATGCCGAACTGATCGGCATCCCCTACAGGATCACGATCGGTCCCAAGGCGCTCGCGGACGGCGAGGTCGAGTTCACCCCCCGAGCGACCGGCGACACCACGCGCGTCGCGATCGACTCGATCGTCGACCGGGTCACCGAGGAGATCATCGCGGCGCGGTGA
- a CDS encoding IclR family transcriptional regulator produces the protein MSVQSIERAFALLRALAVGPAGVTELADRVDLPKSTVARLLSALETERAVTQDEMGGVYRLGEGLVDIAGATQPGRNLVATARPHLLDLMERSGETAGISVPDGRDMYYLDHADAEGEVQVRDWTGESCPIHTVPSGLVVMAYWPDAKLDALLRSDLIRTTSWTVTDPDQIRERLEQIRSLGYAWGYEEFAEGINSIAAPVIESDGTVESAVHIHGPAYRFPDPERTHDLGILVMETAASIAEHLAAD, from the coding sequence ATGTCCGTCCAGTCGATCGAGCGAGCCTTCGCCCTGCTGCGGGCCCTCGCCGTGGGGCCGGCCGGTGTCACCGAACTCGCCGACAGAGTCGACCTCCCGAAGTCGACCGTCGCGCGTCTGCTGAGCGCGCTCGAGACCGAACGCGCCGTCACCCAGGACGAGATGGGCGGCGTCTACCGGCTCGGCGAGGGACTCGTCGACATCGCCGGGGCAACGCAGCCGGGCCGCAACCTCGTCGCGACAGCCCGTCCCCACCTTCTCGACCTCATGGAGCGCTCGGGCGAGACCGCCGGCATCTCGGTGCCCGACGGTCGCGACATGTACTACCTGGACCACGCCGATGCCGAGGGCGAGGTGCAGGTGCGGGACTGGACGGGCGAAAGCTGCCCCATCCACACCGTGCCCTCCGGCCTCGTGGTCATGGCGTACTGGCCCGACGCGAAGCTCGACGCGCTGCTGCGCTCCGACCTCATCCGAACGACCAGCTGGACCGTCACCGACCCGGACCAGATCCGCGAGCGGCTCGAACAGATCCGCAGCCTCGGCTACGCGTGGGGCTACGAGGAGTTCGCGGAGGGCATCAACTCGATCGCGGCGCCGGTCATCGAGTCCGACGGCACCGTCGAGTCGGCGGTGCACATCCACGGACCGGCGTACCGGTTCCCGGATCCGGAGCGCACCCACGACCTCGGCATTCTCGTGATGGAGACGGCCGCGAGCATCGCGGAGCACCTCGCCGCGGACTGA
- a CDS encoding PPOX class F420-dependent oxidoreductase has protein sequence MRPMSDAEVIEFMTTGSRTGKLALVRKDGRPVVTPIWFDADPATGDLVFMTGAATLKANCIRRDPRVSICVDVMEFPFDFARVDGTAAITTHAEDPDALRHWATETCRRYVGDERAEEYGRRNGGADEVLVRVTPTLRRGAFGISD, from the coding sequence ATGCGACCGATGTCCGACGCCGAGGTGATCGAGTTCATGACGACCGGCTCGCGCACCGGCAAGCTCGCGCTGGTGCGCAAGGACGGCCGGCCCGTCGTCACACCGATCTGGTTCGACGCCGACCCGGCGACCGGTGACCTCGTGTTCATGACCGGTGCGGCGACGCTCAAGGCGAACTGCATCCGCCGCGACCCCCGCGTCTCGATCTGTGTCGACGTGATGGAGTTCCCGTTCGACTTCGCCCGGGTCGACGGCACTGCGGCGATCACGACCCACGCCGAGGACCCGGACGCCCTGCGCCACTGGGCCACGGAGACCTGTCGGCGCTATGTCGGTGACGAGCGGGCCGAGGAGTACGGCCGACGCAACGGCGGTGCCGACGAAGTGCTCGTGCGGGTCACGCCCACCCTGCGCCGCGGGGCGTTCGGCATCAGCGACTGA
- a CDS encoding amidohydrolase family protein, with translation MTYIEGRVVHDADAHIMELPHWLREHADPGIRDRIEIPGYANELRQTGDNDEQLADLDQAFRRLFERHASDDYRADEAAQVMLRKNFAATGSFVAEDRPRVLDYMGVSSQLMFNTFHNSRLRDWEHAGDAELAAGAARAHNRGMLEFCSVDERLLSTCYVPLFDFAIAEEIARESIAAGAGALLVASGCPPDHSPSHRELDRVWVQAEEAQVPVVFHVGGTGELLDPAYFNNGLPIPPDFHGGEENFRSVDYMGIAHPPMQTLATLIFDGVLERFPALRIGVIEQGAVWLPSFAKRMESAFDAFHRHEERLQDLSLRPTEYLQRQVRATPYPTEDVGWITDQLGPDVCLFSSDYPHVEGGRDPYGRFERSLGDRPEAVRQAFYCDNMVDLIGAPITSG, from the coding sequence GTGACCTACATCGAAGGACGAGTCGTCCACGACGCGGACGCGCACATCATGGAACTGCCCCATTGGCTCCGCGAGCACGCCGACCCGGGCATCCGGGACCGCATCGAGATCCCGGGCTACGCCAACGAACTGCGCCAGACCGGCGACAACGACGAGCAGTTGGCCGACCTCGACCAGGCCTTTCGTCGACTCTTCGAGCGCCACGCCTCGGACGACTACCGCGCCGACGAAGCGGCACAGGTGATGCTCCGCAAGAACTTCGCGGCGACCGGCTCGTTCGTCGCCGAGGACCGGCCCCGCGTCCTCGACTACATGGGCGTGTCGTCGCAGCTCATGTTCAACACGTTCCACAACTCGCGCCTGCGGGACTGGGAACACGCCGGCGACGCCGAGCTCGCGGCGGGCGCGGCCCGCGCCCACAACCGCGGGATGCTCGAGTTCTGCTCGGTGGACGAACGTCTCCTCTCCACCTGCTACGTGCCGTTGTTCGACTTCGCGATCGCCGAGGAGATCGCCCGCGAGTCGATCGCCGCCGGCGCCGGCGCCCTGCTCGTCGCATCCGGCTGCCCGCCGGACCACTCGCCGTCACACCGCGAGCTCGACCGCGTGTGGGTCCAGGCCGAAGAGGCGCAGGTTCCCGTGGTCTTCCACGTCGGGGGCACCGGTGAGCTGCTCGATCCGGCCTATTTCAACAACGGGCTCCCGATCCCGCCGGACTTCCACGGCGGCGAGGAGAACTTCCGCTCCGTCGACTACATGGGCATCGCCCATCCGCCGATGCAGACGCTGGCGACGCTGATCTTCGACGGCGTGCTCGAGCGATTCCCGGCCCTGAGGATCGGGGTCATCGAACAGGGGGCCGTGTGGCTGCCCAGCTTCGCCAAGCGCATGGAGTCGGCGTTCGACGCGTTCCATCGTCACGAGGAGAGGCTCCAGGATCTGTCGCTGCGACCGACCGAGTACCTCCAGCGCCAGGTGCGGGCGACGCCGTACCCGACCGAGGACGTGGGCTGGATCACCGACCAGCTCGGACCCGACGTCTGCCTGTTCTCCTCGGACTACCCCCACGTGGAGGGTGGTCGGGATCCCTACGGCCGGTTCGAACGCAGCCTCGGCGATCGACCGGAAGCGGTTCGCCAGGCGTTCTACTGCGACAACATGGTCGACCTGATCGGCGCGCCCATCACCTCCGGCTGA
- a CDS encoding electron transfer flavoprotein subunit alpha/FixB family protein, which translates to MLLVVLEHDRGELVEAAREALTFGRTLAAKMGEDLEAALIGAADESLVAAAGAYGAATVHTCTHDVLSDYGPDAHGAVVAQMVETLAPDAVLACGSDRGNEVMAHAAARLDAPFVANCIDVTPGAPWSMTRVQWGGSLLEDATLDADVALLSCGLHAVAAEPGDPRDAGAESFAAGLDERHAVTVVRDRVVQEAGVTLPTAPVVVGGGRGVGSEDGFASLEELAELLGGRVGCSRAVTNLGWRPHADQVGQTGTRIAPEIYIASGISGAIQHWVGAMASKHILAINTDREANMVVKADWAVIADLHEVVPAITEEIKRRRIRTS; encoded by the coding sequence ATGTTGCTCGTCGTTCTCGAACACGATCGGGGCGAACTCGTCGAAGCCGCCCGTGAGGCGCTCACCTTCGGGCGGACGCTCGCCGCGAAGATGGGCGAGGATCTCGAAGCCGCCTTGATCGGTGCCGCCGACGAGTCACTCGTCGCGGCGGCCGGCGCATACGGCGCGGCGACCGTCCACACGTGCACCCACGATGTCCTGTCCGACTACGGGCCGGATGCCCACGGCGCGGTCGTCGCCCAGATGGTCGAGACGCTGGCCCCCGACGCCGTGCTCGCCTGTGGTTCGGACCGGGGCAACGAGGTGATGGCGCACGCCGCGGCGCGCCTCGACGCGCCGTTCGTGGCCAACTGCATCGACGTCACGCCGGGCGCCCCGTGGTCCATGACCCGCGTCCAGTGGGGTGGCTCGCTCCTCGAGGATGCGACGCTCGACGCGGACGTCGCCCTGCTCAGCTGCGGCCTCCACGCCGTCGCCGCGGAGCCGGGTGACCCTCGCGACGCCGGTGCCGAGTCGTTCGCGGCGGGGCTCGACGAGCGCCACGCCGTCACCGTCGTGCGGGACCGCGTCGTGCAGGAAGCCGGTGTCACGCTGCCCACCGCGCCGGTGGTGGTCGGTGGTGGTCGCGGGGTCGGCAGCGAGGACGGGTTCGCGTCGCTCGAGGAGCTCGCCGAACTGCTCGGTGGCCGCGTCGGCTGTTCCCGCGCGGTCACGAACCTCGGCTGGCGCCCCCACGCGGACCAGGTCGGCCAGACCGGCACCCGCATCGCGCCGGAGATCTACATCGCGTCGGGCATCTCCGGCGCGATCCAGCACTGGGTCGGCGCCATGGCGTCGAAGCACATCCTGGCGATCAACACCGATCGCGAGGCGAACATGGTGGTGAAGGCGGATTGGGCCGTGATCGCCGACCTCCACGAGGTCGTGCCCGCGATCACCGAGGAGATCAAGCGCCGTAGGATCCGCACCTCCTGA
- a CDS encoding electron transfer flavoprotein subunit beta/FixA family protein: MKILCCVKRVPAPGAKINVTADGMDVDAAHLGFTTSPHEECGVEGAIQLKEEHGGEVTVLTLGPGEAEEQLRYAASVGADHGVLIPTDGTAYDPQRTAAAIAAAVTELEAEAPFDLILFGNESADAGGFQVGIRVAHALGRPIVQGIKGIELDGDTVRARREIDGGFEVYELPRPAVLGVKEGLNLPRYPTMKGRLASKKLEVRSLDVAAAAGGQQRVRLHRPEEQVSETVILGEGPEAAAAVVDVLAELGVL; the protein is encoded by the coding sequence GTGAAGATTCTGTGTTGTGTGAAACGGGTGCCGGCGCCGGGGGCCAAGATCAACGTGACGGCCGACGGCATGGACGTGGATGCGGCCCATCTCGGGTTCACCACGAGCCCGCACGAGGAGTGCGGCGTCGAAGGAGCGATCCAGCTCAAGGAGGAGCACGGCGGCGAGGTCACCGTGCTCACCCTCGGTCCGGGTGAGGCCGAGGAGCAGCTGCGCTACGCCGCGTCGGTCGGCGCCGACCACGGCGTGCTGATCCCGACCGACGGGACCGCCTACGACCCGCAGCGCACGGCCGCCGCGATCGCGGCCGCGGTGACGGAGCTCGAGGCCGAGGCCCCGTTCGACCTCATCCTCTTCGGCAACGAGTCGGCCGATGCCGGCGGTTTCCAGGTCGGCATCCGGGTCGCCCATGCGCTCGGTCGCCCGATCGTGCAGGGCATCAAGGGCATCGAGCTCGACGGCGACACCGTGCGGGCCCGTCGCGAGATCGACGGTGGCTTCGAGGTGTACGAGCTGCCCCGCCCGGCGGTTCTCGGCGTCAAGGAAGGGCTCAATCTGCCCCGCTACCCGACCATGAAGGGCCGCCTGGCGTCGAAGAAGCTCGAGGTCCGATCGCTGGACGTCGCCGCGGCTGCCGGTGGCCAGCAGCGGGTCAGGCTGCATCGCCCCGAGGAGCAGGTGTCCGAGACCGTCATCCTCGGCGAGGGTCCCGAGGCGGCGGCCGCGGTGGTCGACGTGCTCGCCGAGCTGGGGGTGCTCTGA